From Penicillium psychrofluorescens genome assembly, chromosome: 1, one genomic window encodes:
- a CDS encoding uncharacterized protein (ID:PFLUO_001084-T1.cds;~source:funannotate) — protein MAIGTSFVITKKGLMHASERHGFEGEGYSYLKSPVWWSGVSTLAIGEICNFAAYAFAPAILVTPLGALSVLIGAVLGSYFLDERLGVLGKLGCAMCLLGSVVIVLHAPPDKPVERIDKMLEFALAPGFLLYCLAVAIFSTVMIYRIAPMYGKKNPLIYISICSTVGSVSVMSVKAFGIAVKLTLGGNNQFTNASTYVFAIVTGFCILTQMNYFNKALNSFSTSIVNPLYYVTFTTATLCASFILFKGFNTTDAVNTISLLCGFLQIFTGVYLLNLSRHDPDGRQMLNTKFDDEGVPTDGIASFQTRLSMQSRRSRSLSSSTFLNVNGHGDREGLMHSYDVENNHDGIGLSDLVEESDGGPGPTFKQSEERARITATHTKRNSR, from the exons ATGGCGATCG GGACGAGTTTTGTGATCACGAAAAAG GGTTTGATGCATGCTTCTGAACGGCACGGcttcgagggcgagggcTACTCGTATCTCAAGAGTCCCGTCTGGTGGAGCGGTGTTTCTACAC TGGCCATCGGGGAAATCTGCAACTTCGCCGCCTACGCGTTCGCGCCCGCCATCTTGGTCACGCCTCTCGGTGCATTGAGTGTTTTGATCGG TGCCGTTCTCGGTTCATATTTCCTCGACGAGCGATTGGGAGTATTAGGAAAACTGGGCTGTGCGATGTGTCTGTTGGGATCGGTCGTGATCGTCCTCCATGCGCCTCCAGACAAGCCGGTGGAGCGGATTGATAAGATGTTGGAGTTTGCTCTTGCTCCAGGGTTTCTTCTCTACTGCCTCGCTGTTGCGATCTTCTCGACGGTCATGATTTACCGGATTGCTCCCATGtacggcaagaagaaccCTCTTATCTACatctcgatctgctcgaccGTCGGCTCCGTCTCTGTCATGTCTGTGAAGGCGTTCGGCATCGCGGTGAAGTTGACCCTCGGCGGCAATAACCAATTTACCAACGCCTCGACCTATGTCTTCGCGATCGTCACCGGATTCTGCATCCTCACGCAGATGAACTATTTCAACAAGGCATTGAACTCGTTCTCGACCTCGAT CGTGAACCCTCTCTACTACGTCACCTTCACAACCGCCACACTTTGTGCGTCGTTTATTCTGTTCAAGGGCTTCAACACCACGGATGCAGTCAACACCATCTCGTTGTTGTGCGGCTTCCTCCAGATCTTTACCGGTGTCTATCTCCTGAACCTCTCGCGACACGACCCAGATGGGCGACAGATGCTCAATACCAAgttcgatgatgaaggtgtCCCGACGGACGGTATCGCCAGCTTCCAGACTCGACTCTCAATGCAGTCGCGCCGCAGTCGCAGTCTGTCGAGCTCTACGTTCCTCAACGTCAACGGACACGGCGACCGCGAAGGACTCATGCACTCATACGACGTCGAGAACAATCACGACGGGATTGGGCTGTCCGACCTAGTTGAAGAAAGCGACGGGGGGCCAGGTCCGACCTTCAAGCAGAGCGAGGAGCGCGCTCGGATTACTGCAACCCACACCAAGCGGAACAGCCGATAG
- a CDS encoding uncharacterized protein (ID:PFLUO_001085-T1.cds;~source:funannotate) codes for MPALLRRLVIVAGVDGLVLCANGTNGSRYNSASNNEASSIRIDYKTNRITALPASAPELLEGRDSGLEAYGLVGLLSVASYSFLVSITQRQQVAQIQGRPVYAVTNVAIIPLSSQADANRAISQARKDVVQDDGGLDESASEEEDIPDNETDEAATEINSAPASPNRETFHHSRDASVNSIAEDVIGKKVRFGSFAANWLSRKNLGLPTRPAALKEETPASPFGDVPSPSEQSAKDEEATEVSAPEEANSPLVENKDQSSQQQMQKSDLLPKTLRYTKLLFASHSFFFAYDYDITRPFSGQEARNGNPPLYKVVDPLYFWNRHLMSTFIDNGAHGFILPLMQGFVGQREFTVASPDPKETSAKETPTEALVLGEKQSVEDINPDARKQDFLLTLISRRSINRPGLRYLRRGVDDEGNTANTVETEQILSVPDWDSSRQVYSYLQMRGSIPLYFSQSPYSLKPIPVMHHSADTNQLAFGRHFRELSRRYGKIQAVSLIDKHAGELKLGEQYERYTDFFNKAGGIDGTPLRLEWFDFHNECRGMKFENVKRLVDRLGDTLAEFGYATVKDNTPLHSQTGIMRTNCMDCLDRTGVAQCAFGQWALERQLQNEGMYIDLGGDSSTQWFNTLWADNGDAISKQYSSTAALKGDYTRTRKRDYRGALNDLGLTLSRYYNNIVNDYFSQACIDYLLGNVSTHVFDEFAMELQTTDPGISVQKLRQSAIDTSCKIVISDPSEEFLGGWTMLTPRQPNTLRTLPFEESVLLLTDAAIYSCRFDWETDKVLSFERIDLRSISRIHYGTYITSILTDSQADERSNVGLVVVYRDGDENLLRVNTRSLQSNVSPATLDATSNTNEWDLVSWLRGTKRATTRLLAFKSLPLSNSVTSPRLGAVTSAGNVRELDRVRSICQDIERAMLAGEEHHGESSSVVEQLDIISLADAKKRTGILEHLVYDIKKMVWA; via the exons ATGCCGGCTCTGCTGCGGAGACTGGTTATTGTCGCCGGCGTCGACGGGCTCGTCCTCTGCGCAAATGGCACCAATGGATCGCGCTATAATAGTGCAAGCAACAATGAGGCCTCGTCCATTCGCATTGACTACAAGACGAACCGGATCACCGCGCTGCCGGCGTCCGCTCCGGAGCTCCTCGAGGGGAGGGATAGTGGGCTAGAGGCCTACGGATTGGTGG GCCTTTTATCGGTCGCATCTTATTCGTTCCTCGTCTCCAtcacccagcgccagcaggTCGCGCAAATTCAAGGCCGACCCGTCTACGCCGTGACGAACGTCGCTATTATCCCCCTGTCGTCGCAAGCTGACGCAAACCGCGCGATCTCCCAGGCCCGCAAGGATGTCGTGCAAGATGACGGCGGGCTCGACGAGTCCGCttccgaagaggaggatatccCCGACAACGAGACCGACGAGGCCGCCACCGAAATCAACAGCGCGCCGGCATCTCCCAACCGCGAGACATTCCACCACTCCCGTGACGCCAGCGTGAATAGTATTGCCGAAGATGTGATCGGGAAAAAAGTCCGGTTTGGCAGCTTTGCTGCGAACTGGTTGTCGCGCAAGAACTTGGGCCTGCCCACCAGGCCTGCGGCGCTGAAAGAGGAGACTCCCGCGTCGCCATTTGGCGATGTCCCCAGTCCTTCGGAACAGTCTgccaaggatgaagaagccaCGGAGGTGTCTGCGCCTGAAGAGGCTAATTCGCCTCTGGTTGAGAATAAAGACCAATCCTCGCAACAGCAAATGCAGAAGTCGGATCTGCTGCCGAAGACGCTGCGGTATACGAAGCTTCTTTTTGCATCCCATAGTTTCTTTTTTGCATATGACTATGATATCACGAGGCCGTTTAGCGGTCAGGAAGCGCGGAATGGAAATCCGCCGCTTTACAAGGTTGTAGATCCATTG TACTTTTGGAACAGACATTTAATGTCCACATTTATTGATAATGGCGCTCACGGATTTATCTTGCCGTTGATGCAAGGATTCGTTGGCCAGCGCGAGTTCACAGTCGCCAGCCCCGATCCGAAAGAAACCTCAGCCAAGGAGACACCCACTGAAGCGCTGGTATTGGGTGAGAAGCAGAGCGTGGAAGATATCAACCCAGACGCTCGCAAGCAAGATTTTCTTCTTACTCTCATCTCTCGACGATCTATCAACCGGCCTGGACTGCGGTATCTGCGCCGTGGCGTGGATGACGAAGGCAATACGGCCAACACAGTGGAGACCGAGCAGATCCTTTCGGTGCCTGACTGGGACTCTTCACGTCAGGTGTACTCCTATTTACAAATGCGCGGGTCGATCCCGTTGTACTTCTCCCAGTCTCCATACTCGTTGAAGCCTATACCGGTAATGCATCACTCGGCAGATACCAATCAGCTTGCGTTTGGGAGACACTTCCGAGAGCTTAGTCGGCGATATGGGAAGATCCAAGCGGTCTCTCTCATAGACAAACATGCCGGTGAACTGAAACTTGGTGAACAATATGAAAGATACACGGACTTTTTCAACAAAGCTGGCGGAATCGACGGCACTCCCTTGCGTTTGGAGTGGTTCGACTTCCACAACGAGTGTCGTGGGATGAAGTTCGAGAACGTGAAACGGTTGGTGGATCGTTTGGGGGATACATTGGCTGAATTTGGCTACGCCACAGTCAAAGATAATACGCCTCTTCACTCGCAAACGGGGATCATGCGGACTAACTGTATGGATTGTCTCGACCGGACGGGAGTGGCGCAATGCGCTTTTGGACAGTGGGCTCTCGAGCGCCAGTTACAGAACGAGGGCATGTATATTGATCTGGGAGGAGATTCGTCTACACAGTGGTTCAATACCCTCTGGGCGGATAACGGGGATGCCATTTCCAAGCAGTACTCATCCACCGCGGCGCTGAAGGGGGACTACACTCGCACCCGGAAACGAGACTATCGCGGCGCCCTCAACGATCTAGGGCTGACACTTTCCCGGTACTACAACAACATCGTCAACGACTATTTCTCCCAAGCCTGCATCGACTACCTGCTGGGCAATGTCTCGACGCATGTCTTCGACGAGTTCGCCATGGAGCTACAGACCACCGACCCTGGCATCTCCGTGCAGAAACTCCGCCAAAGCGCCATCGACACCAGCTGCAAGATTGTGATCAGCGACCCATCCGAAGAGTTCCTGGGCGGGTGGACGATGCTAACCCCCCGCCAACCGAATACGTTACGGACCCTCCCCTTCGAAGAATCGGTGCTCCTCCTCACCGATGCAGCAATCTACAGCTGTCGCTTCGACTGGGAAACCGACAAAGTGCTTTCCTTCGAACGGATCGATCTgcgctccatctcccgcATCCACTACGGCACCTacatcacctccatcctAACAGACAGCCAAGCGGACGAGCGCAGCAACGTCGGTCTGGTAGTCGTGTaccgcgacggcgacgagaacCTGCTGAGAGTCAACACCCGCTCCTTGCAGAGCAATGTCAGTCCTGCCACGCTGGACGCTACCTCCAACACAAACGAATGGGATCTTGTCTCGTGGCTGCGTGGCACCAAGCGCGCCACAACCCGCCTTCTGGCTTTCAAGAGCCTCCCGCTGTCCAACTCGGTGACGAGTCCTCGCCTCGGCGCCGTTACGTCCGCGGGGAATGTGCGGGAGCTCGATCGCGTGCGTTCCATTTGTCAGGATATTGAGCGCGCTATGCTTGCAGGTGAGGAACACCATGGTGAGTCTTCTTCTGTggtcgagcagctggatATCATCTCGCTGGCGGATGCGAAGAAACGCACGGGGATCTTGGAGCATCTGGTATATGATATCAAGAAGATGGTCTGGGCGtag
- a CDS encoding uncharacterized protein (ID:PFLUO_001086-T1.cds;~source:funannotate), which translates to MDWQPQEEPLRQLACCLRDSLNGQDRAAQKQAEEMLVQATASLDYVNYITYLFSTPQVPPVVAMDNNTYSMVRFAAAMNLKIKIHVAYSTIPQPSLTYIRSASILSLQDVDRSVQKGAGSIITELVRQGGLLAWPDLLHELLNLVSNTSGDVTLPAQEGAMLALAKVCEDNRKILDRDYSGQRPLDVIIPKLLEFTSRESSRIRVSALTSIHIFLPHQPPALMASLDLFLSQLFQLASDKDSEVRRMVCQSFSQLVEFSPEKLIPHMEGLVNYILLQQQNTEDPELALDAAEFWIVAGEQHSLRTALAPHMQKIVPVLLQNMVYDEDDVIRLMDDEDDAEAEDRAEDLKPQFAKSKADKIDASKTGDQANGGKQQAGENDDDDLSEGEIEDSEFGDDPEDEWTLRKCSAAALDVFSNVYHSPIFDVILPYLKETLRHENWPNREAAVLTLGAVADGCMDAVTPHLPELVPYLISLLNDAQPVVRQITCWCLGRYSEWASHLSDPTQKAQFFEPMMEGILHRMLDNNKKVQEAASSAFASLEEKSDDNLIPYCEPILRQFVQCFGKYKDRNMYILYDCVQTLAECVMGELAKPQLVDILMPALIDRYNRVSDDSRELFPLLECLGYLAAAYGDAFAPFAPPLFGRCSKIIYENLQAYMASVNNEAFEEPDKDFLVTSLDLLSGIIQAIDPQKSGELVVNSQPPFFDLLCYCMEDPNYEVRQSSYALLGDCAISIFPQLEPFLPTIMPTLVKQLDLDLIRDDDRHTGFSVLNNACWSCGEIAVNEKAQLSPYADKLYHGLVNIINNEEVIESVNENAAMALGRLGLCCSDQLAPRLGEYANCFLASMRKIDFTREKASAFLGFNQVIMKNPQAMEASLADYFQTVSAFPHKVVTEEEYRDVQNSFQQVLQGYKNMIPNFDSFLSQLPAHVAQKLRLLYQL; encoded by the exons ATGGATTGGCAGCCTCAGGAAGAGCCATTGAGGCAGCTGGCCTGCTGTCTCCGGGACTCGCTCAATGGGCAAGACCGGGCAGCCCAGAAACAGGCTGAAGAG ATGCTCGTTCAGGCAACGGCGTCCCTCGACTATGTCAACTACATCACCTACCTCTTTTCAACCCCGCAGGTCCCTCCCGTGGTGGCCATGGACAACAACACCTATAGCATGGTCCGATTTGCCGCCGCCATGAACCTCAAGATCAAAATCCACGTGGCCTACTCAACAATCCCCCAGCCGAGCCTCACCTACATCCGGTCGGCCTCGATCCTGTCTCTGCAGGACGTCGACCGCTCGGTCCAAAAAGGTGCCGGCAGTATCATCACCGAGCTGGTGCGTCAGGGCGGCCTGCTGGCCTGGCCTGATCTCCTCCATGAGCTGTTGAACCTGGTCAGCAATACCTCTGGTGATGTAACTCTCCCAGCTCAGGAGGGAGCCATGTTGGCTCTAGCCAAGGTCTGCGAGGACAATCGCAAGATCTTGGACAGAGACTATTCGGGCCAACGCCCGCTGGACGTGATCATCCCCAAACTGCTGGAATTCACCAGCCGTGAAAGCTCTAGGATCCGTGTGTCTGCCTTGACCAGCATCCATATCTTCCTCCCGCATCAACCGCCTGCCCTGATGGCTTCGCTCGACCTCTTCTTATCACAACTGTTCCAACTCGCTAGTGACAAGGATTCCGAGGTCCGCCGCATGGTCTGCCAGTCATTCTCTCAGCTCGTCGAGTTTTCCCCCGAGAAGCTCATCCCGCACATGGAGGGCCTGGTCAATTATatcctcctgcagcagcagaacacGGAGGATCCGGAGCTTGCGCTCGATGCGGCCGAGTTTTGGATCGTTGCGGGAGAACAACATTCGTTGAGGACTGCGCTGGCACCCCACATGCAGAAGATCGTGCCCGTCCTGCTGCAAAACATGGTGTatgacgaagacgatgttATCCGGTTAAtggacgatgaagatgatgccgagGCTGAAGATCGCGCGGAGGATCTCAAACCACAGTTTGCCAAGTccaaggccgacaagatTGACGCATCCAAGACGGGAGATCAGGCGAACGGTGGCAAGCAACAAGCGGGGGAGAacgacgatgacgacctcAGCGAAGGCGAGATCGAAGATTCGGAGTTCGGCGACGATCCTGAAGATGAGTGGACTCTGCGCAAGTGCTCCGCTGCCGCCCTGGATGTGTTCTCGAATGTCTATCACTCGCCCATCTTTGATGTCATTCTGCCATACCTCAAAGAGACTCTACGCCATGAGAACTGGCCCAACCGCGAGGCTGCCGTTCTAACCTTGGGCGCTGTGGCGGATGGTTGCATGGACGCTGTCACGCCGCACCTCCCCGAGTTGGTCCCGTACCTGATCTCGTTGTTGAACGATGCTCAGCCAGTGGTGCGCCAGATTACCTGCTGGTGCCTTGGACGCTACTCAGAATGGGCATCGCACCTTAGTGATCCGACCCAGAAGGCCCAGTTCTTTGAGCCGATGATGGAGGGGATCCTGCATCGGATGTTGGATAACAACAAGAAGGTGCAAGAGGCAGCCTCATCGGCATTTGCGAGCCTGGAAGAAAAATCAGACGACAACCTGATTCCATACTGCGAGCCTATCCTTCGCCAGTTTGTCCAGTGCTTCGGCAAGTACAAGGACCGCAACATGTACATTCTCTACGACTGTGTCCAGACACTGGCCGAGTGTGTCATGGGCGAGCTTGCCAAGCCGCAACTGGTGGATATTCTGATGCCTGCTTTGATTGACCGCTACAACCGGGTATCAGATGATTCGCGAGAGCTTTTCCCCTTGCTCGAGTGTTTGGGCTACCTCGCCGCAGCCTACGGTGATGCGTTCGCGCCATTCGCGCCTCCTCTTTTCGGACGGTGCAGCAAGATCATCTATGAGAATCTGCAAGCGTACATGGCCTCGGTGAACAACGAAGCGTTCGAGGAGCCCGATAAGGACTTCCTGGTCACCAGCCTGGACCTTCTCAGtggcatcatccaggccatTGACCCGCAAAAGAGCGGCGAGCTTGTAGTCAACTCCCAGCCACCGTTCTTCGATCTGCTTTGCTACTGCATGGAGGACCCCAACTACGAGGTCCGGCAGTCATCTTATGCTCTGCTGGGTGACTGTGCCATCAGCATCTTCCCGCAGCTGGAGCCTTTCCTCCCGACTATCATGCCGACTCTGGTCAAGCAACTTGACCTGGATTTGATTCGGGATGATGACCGCCACACCGGGTTTAGTGTTCTCAACAACGCTTGCTGGTCTTGTGGGGAGATTGCCGTGAACGAGAAGGCGCAGCTTTCACCATACGCCGACAAGCTCTATCATGGACTTGTGAATATTATCAACAACGAAGAAGTGATCGAGTCAGTCAACGAGAAcgccgccatggccctcGGCCGACTGGGACTCTGCTGCTCTGACCAGCTGGCACCCCGTCTTGGTGAATACGCGAACTGCTTCCTGGCATCTATGCGCAAGATCGACTTCACGCGCGAGAAGGCCTCTgccttcttgggcttcaaCCAAGTGATCATGAAAAACCCCCAAGCCATGGAAGCAAGTCTTGCAGATTACTTCCAAACCGTCTCCGCATTCCCGCACAAGGTAGTCACGGAAGAGGAATACCGGGACGTCCAGAACTCATTTCAACAG GTCCTGCAAGGATATAAAAACATGATACCCAATTTCGATTCCTTCCTCTCGCAGCTTCCTGCCCATGTGGCTCAGAAGCTTCGTTTGCTCTATCAGCTTTAA
- a CDS encoding uncharacterized protein (ID:PFLUO_001087-T1.cds;~source:funannotate) — MGFHKSSMDIQLKNNHVLSAYCRRPTGEATYSELDLNRFLGTKKGRFAWSAENFADNAAGVDLRLEGPTHEPILHAQLNDGTGGCREDKVNLADCIKNEDGHLRYMDCF; from the exons ATGGGCTTCCACAAATCATCCATGGACATCCAGCTCAAGAACAACCATGTTCTGAGCGCCTACTGCCGTCGACCGACCGGAGAAGCGACCTACTCGGAGCTGGATTTGAATAGGTTCCTGGGGACTAAGAAGG GGAGATTTGCATGGAGCGCCGAGAACTTCGCAGACAACGCCGCGGGCGTGGATCTTCGGCTCGAAGGCCCAACCCACGAGCCGATCCTGCATGCGCAGCTGAACGATGGGACCGGCGGTTGCCGTGAGGATAAGGTGAATCTAGCGGACTGTATCAAGAATGAGGATGGGCACCTGCGATACATGGATTGCTTTTAG
- a CDS encoding uncharacterized protein (ID:PFLUO_001088-T1.cds;~source:funannotate): MSPEIEMEIDNWHRTGVPPYHELIQCPRSGWSGLSKADLRLIHHIIGLSIDLHRRGLAGCTVWAQKMPNLLAISLSYDFVMSSILALSAFHLAFITRDEETRQLAYHHRGIALQGLQTAIGSFSKENCDAILAASILLLWLASDHQSWASLQQGISTVLESMHPFWRQQSELARLVEDQRALKITDLSPGTSESRVLDEEVAQLDQTIQALKLTQKRVSHNPEHSQRLGELLDFVQKFREDLPTQTPEQSFERSIILRRWLFWLPPSMLHGGDSEIAALAILSQFFAVGVKLDRFFPEMGGAYLGPLSVGPIGEIYRIIVAHSATDPFSADLRLALTLMDLPRRAVARYRSRPGGSIAEHYSPSPSSPYPHALHDYPLASSSSPVSASTSHAAYTPPLQSPPSVTVAGSSFHLSDGGYMTAASSLHSLYPPSPQLQLDTSDAQLGLPGLGHHVGSISPSSAFTPPYADDLLCADMPHADGTLGLNMIYPHPQTHSFEVPGLVAPESCWT, translated from the exons ATGTCGCCCGAGATCGAAATGGAAATCGACAACTGGCATCGCACTGGCGTCCCTCCATACCATGAACTGATTCAGTGCCCTCGCTCTGGCTGGTCAGGCCTGTCCAAGGCGGATCTGCGCTTAATCCATCATATCATCGGTCTCTCGATCGACCTCCACCGACGAGGCCTAGCTGGCTGCACGGTGTGGGCGCAGAAGATGCCCAA TCTCCTGGCCATCTCGCTGTCGTATGATTTTGTGATGAGCTCAATCCTAGCACTGTCGGCTTTCCATCTTGCGTTCATCACCCGAGATGAAGAAACCAGGCAGCTGGCCTATCACCACCGGGGTATCGCTCTCCAGGGTCTTCAGACTGCCATCGGATCATTCTCCAAGGAGAACTGCGACGCCATCCTCGCGGCCTCCATCCTCTTGTTATGGCTGGCGAGTGATCA TCAAAGTTGGGCGTCCCTCCAACAAGGAATCTCGACCGTGCTCGAATCCATGCACCCATTTTGGAGGCAACAGTCGGAGCTAGCCCGGCTCGTGGAGGATCAGCGAGCACTGAAAATCACAGACCTCTCACCAGGGACCAGCGAGTCCCGGGTCCTAGACGAAGAGGTGGCACAGTTAGACCAGACGATCCAAGCACTAAAGCTCACTCAAAAGCGCGTCTCGCACAACCCCGAACACTCACAGCGTCTGGGCGAGCTGCTTGACTTTGTACAAAAGTTCCGCGAAGATCTCCCCACCCAGACCCCCGAACAATCATTCGAGCGAAGCATCATTCTGCGCCGGTGGCTGTTCTGGCTTCCACCATCGATGCTCCACGGCGGCGACTCCGAGATCGCCGCGCTAGCAATTCTGTCCCAGTTCTTCGCCGTCGGAGTCAAGCTCGATCGCTTCTTTCCCGAGATGGGCGGTGCCTATCTAGGCCCCCTCTCCGTCGGACCCATCGGGGAGATCTACCGCATCATCGTCGCCCACAGCGCTACAGACCCCTTCAGCGCCGATCTCCGTCTGGCACTGACGCTAATGGATCTGCCCCGTCGCGCCGTCGCCCGGTATCGCAGCCGACCAGGAGGTTCCATCGCGGAGCACTACTCACCCAGCCCGTCAAGCCCCTACCCGCATGCTCTGCACGACTACCCTCTcgcttcatcttcctcacCCGTTTCCGCATCCACTTCACACGCCGCCTACACCCCTCCGCTCCAGTCTCCGCCCTCTGTCACCGTGGCTGGCTCGTCGTTCCATCTATCAGATGGCGGCTACATGACCGCCGCTTCTTCGCTTCATTCTCTTTACCCGCCCTCCCCACAACTCCAGCTCGACACCAGTGACGCCCAGCTGGGTCTGCCGGGTCTGGGCCATCATGTCGGCTCCATCTCGCCATCGTCAGCGTTTACCCCTCCCTACGCGGACGATCTTCTGTGCGCTGACATGCCGCACGCAGACGGCACTTTGGGGTTGAATATGATATATCCGCATCCGCAGACACATTCCTTTGAAGTCCCCGGTCTGGTTGCGCCAGAGTCGTGCTGGACATGa
- a CDS encoding uncharacterized protein (ID:PFLUO_001089-T1.cds;~source:funannotate) has translation MAKTLPPGSKLWLLNLGYLDVDASALITGANVWAPHLPPQEHDRRELVMIAGLIHHPDVGLILFDSGSCEDVIANWEPHLNECTPRVWDKSTHGLAEAIAATGAGTIRDVKAVVLSHLHNDHAGGLEQFIDSDVEIWCHEEELKYAFWACATGIDRDLYVPHYLQPDRFNWKTFNRESFEIWSGITLHHTPGHTLGSITMELMLQESGSVVMTGDLFHVKENWEDGKPQGSLMRDFAAWHRSWDYVKHLVNTKKGKVLLGHEQSYFKQFPISPKYLA, from the exons ATGGCCAAAACTCTACCTCCAGGTTCAAAGCTCTGG cttctcaaccttggATACCTCGATGTCGATGCATCAGCCCTCATAACGGGCGCCAATGTATGGGCACCTCACCTTCCGCCTCAAGAGCATGACCGCCGCGAGCTAGTCATGATCGCAGGCCTTATCCACCACCCGGACGTCGGCCTAATCCTCTTTGACTCCGGCAGCTGCGAAGACGTGATCGCCAATTGGGAGCCTCATTTGAACGAGTGCACTCCTCGAGTCTGGGACAAGAGTACCCACGGCCTGGCCGAGGCTATCGCCGCGACGGGTGCGGGGACTATCCGCGACGTCAAGGCTGTCGTGCTTAGCCATCTCCACAATGACCATGCCGGTGGGTTGGAGCAGTTTATTGACTCAGATGTTGAGATCTGGTGCCATGAGGAAGAATTGAAGTATGCTTTCTGGGCTTGTGCGACTGGTATCGATCGGGATCTATACGTGCCTCATTATCTACAGCCCGATCGGTTCAACTGGAAGACGTTCAATAGAGAAAGCTTTGAGATTTGGTCGGGGATCACGCTGCACCATACCCCCGGCCACACCCTTGGGTCTATTACTATGGAGCTCATGCTCCAGGAATCAGGATCTGTGGTTATGACGGGGGATCTCTTCCATGTGAAAGAGAATTGGGAAGACGGAAAGCCTCAGGGGTCTCTTATGCGTGATTTTGCTGCGTGGCATCGCAGTTGGGACTATGTGAAACATCTTGTCAACACCAAGAAAGGGAAAGTTTTGCTTGGACATGAGCAGAGCTATTTCAAGCAGTTTCCAATCAGTCCTAAGTATCTAGCTTGA
- a CDS encoding uncharacterized protein (ID:PFLUO_001090-T1.cds;~source:funannotate): MADTGGWSTIESDEGVFTSLIETLGVRDVQFEELISLDADTIRSLGPVYGVIFLFKWTREAAGARQEAPLDGSYDTSATDNSNLFFAAQTIQNACGTQAILSIILNQDHPPTPLPAISLGTELSSFKDFTTGFPPELRGEALSNSEAIRSAHNTFARASPFADETARPQDEENAADVYHFIAYTPVNGTLYELDGLQPHPISHGACDLASFPETVSEVLQRRIARYPPEETHFNLMAVVRDPRIAAREIGDAETLAREERKRAAWAWENTLRRWNFVGFIGEMMKGVVAGKEKAAPDGRAYEEWVEAAKKETRKKLEMRR; this comes from the exons ATGGCTGATACTGGTGGCTGGAGCACCATCGAGTCAGACGAG GGCGTTTTCACCTCTCTGATCGAGACGCTGGGCGTGCGAGACGTGCAATTCGAAGAGCTGATCTCGCTCGATGCCGACACAATCCGTTCTTTAGG CCCCGTCTACGGCGTAATCTTCCTCTTCAAATGGACCCGCGAAGCAGCCGGCGCCCGCCAGGAAGCACCTCTCGACGGCAGCTACGACACAAGCGCAACAGACAACTCCAacctcttcttcgcagcGCAAACCATCCAAAACGCCTGCGGCACACAGGCCatcctctccatcatcctAAACCAGGACCACCCACCGACCCCCCTACCCGCGATCTCGCTCGGCACCGAGCTAAGCTCCTTCAAAGACTTCACAACGGGATTCCCACCTGAACTGCGCGGCGAGGCGCTCTCCAACTCGGAAGCGATCCGCAGCGCGCACAACACCTTCGCGCGCGCGAGCCCCTTCGCCGATGAGACGGCCCGGCCGCAGGATGAAGAGAATGCCGCGGACGTGTACCACTTCATTGCGTATACGCCTGTGAACGGGACGCTCTACGAGCTGGATGGACTGCAGCCGCATCCCATCAGCCATGGGGCTTGTGATCTGGCGTCGTTCCCGGAGACGGTGAGCGAggttctccagcgccgcatTGCGCGGTATCCGCCTGAAGAAACGCATTTCAATCTCATGGCTGTTGTGCGCGATCCGAGGATTGCGGCGCGCGAGATTGGGGATGCGGAAACTCTTGCCcgggaggagaggaagcgCGCTGCGTGGGCGTGGGAGAATACCTTGCGCCGGTGGAACTTTGTTGGGTTTATTggggagatgatgaagggCGTTGTTGcggggaaggagaaggctgcgCCGGATGGGAGGGCGTATGAGGAGTGGGTTgaggcggcgaagaaggagacGCGcaagaagttggagatgcGTCGGTAG